The Alkalihalophilus pseudofirmus nucleotide sequence TGTATTGAACAAAAATTCAAGATTATCATAAATAGGCTGCATCCAAGGTCTTAATTTTTCTTCTTTTTCTCCTGGAAGATAACCTAAATCTTTTCCTAACGGGACAACAGGTCTCGCTACGACTAGCTTTTTAAACTTACCCATATCTTCTGTTTGCATTAATCCTGCAGCAAGAGACAATAACGTCTTACCTGTTCCTGCTTTTCCAATCATAGTAATGAGACTGATATCATCTCTAAGCAATAATTCAAATGCCATTCTTTGCTGTACATTTCTTGGCTTAATTCCCCACACTTGATCAGGGTCACTTACAAAAGGCTTCACTTTCTTCCCATCAGGCTCTACTTTACCTAGTGCAGAGCTCGAACTGCCGAGCGCATCTTTCATAATGATAAACTGATGGGGGTAAAAAGGATGCTTGGTCAATTCTGAGATGGCCAGCTCTCCTTGGGAATAAAAGCGTTTCATCACGTCTGCATCAACATAAATTTCTACATAACCAGGATAGACTGAATCAAATTCTACAACACGATCACTTAAAAAATCTTCTGCCGGAAGGCCAAGTGCATCTGCTTTTACTCTAACTAGGGCATCCTTGCTCACTAAGATTACATGTTTCCCTTCAACACGCTCTTGTTCCTCTAGCATTAAGTTCAAGGCTACAGCAATAATCCGATTATCATTTGACATTTCTGCAAATGAATCTTTTAATCGTTGAAAGGAGCGATGATTTAATTCCACTCGGAGTTTTCCCCCGCCTTCTAATGGTACACCCTCATGCAGCTTACCCTTTGTCCGTAATTTATCTATAAGTTTTGAGAAATGGCGGGCATTTCTGCCTACCTCATCCATATACCTCTTTTTCGAATCCACTTCTTCTAATACAACGGCTGGAATAACCACTTCATTCTCTGCAAATGAGAAAATGGAGTGAGGGTCCTGTAGTAGTACGTTTGTATCTAAAACGTAGATTTTATTCAACATTCCGCCTCCTGACTCAAGTATCGTTACGCTGCTTGCTATTAATTTATGCGAGTGCCTGTAATAATGTCTCTAATTCATTTACTCTTTCTCATTAACACTATATGTCTAAGCCCTATAAGATAGACGAGGAATCTATAAATAGCTTGGAATGATTATATGAAATAAGATCATATGAAATGAAGAACAAGTGAAAGCTAAAGGCGGCCTGCACAAATACTGCGCAGGCCGCCTTCTCTTATTCATTATTATATGTTTTTAATGCTTCCATCACTTGACGGTCTAACTTCGCTGCCGCCTCAGCATCATAAGTTTTATCATATTCAGGATTTTGTACAATTTTTGCACCATAAAACATAACATCACGTACTTCTTCCACGTCCACTTCAATTAATGACAGCTTTAATGGAACAGAATCCATTTTTTCACTTTTAATCATTGCTTTTCCTGAAACTGAATAGGTCGAACCATTGGCAATGATCGTCAAGACCACACCAGGCTCATCTTTAATATTTGTAATAATGCGTGATCGGTTATCAATCGCAAAACGGAGCTTTTTATTTGTAGGCGCATACACCCAGGATATCGCATTTACATTCGGAGATTTTTTCTCAAAGTCTACTGTAGCTAGAGTAACATACCGCTCTTTCTGTAAATGAGGCAGCAGTTCGTTTGTCAACTCATGTTCTACTTGATTAGCCATATTGATCCCCCCTATAATTAGTTACTTATAAGTATACTATACCTATATTAATCATTTTTTAAAACTTGTTTCTTTTTTTTGAAGATCCCTTTACAATAAAGATAGAATCCCATTTCTTATAGACAGCGATCAGACTTAAAAAGTTGATGAATTATGTTGATAGGACCCAAGGGTTAACCGATTGGAGTGATAAGGTCATGAGAGTAAAATGTGTACTCTGTGATAAAATTGACAAAATAGATGACCAGCTCCCATTAGCAAAACGCTTACGCAATCGTCCGATTCATACGTATATGTGTAATGAATGTGACGAGCGGATCAGGGAGCGGACACTAGAAAGACAAGCAAGCGGGAATTTCACTTTAACCTATAAAACTGAAAAAGAAAGCGAGTGGCTATAAACCACTCGCTTTCTTTTATTTTATCCTTATTATTTTAGCCTTCCTTTTTCTCTTCCCGGTGTCTGTACAAACGGTAACGATAAATCGCAAGGATTAGTGCAGAAATAATAAGAACGACAATAATCGGTGCGCCGAATGCAAATTCCATCAGCCACAATACAAAGCAGCCGATAATAAGCATAATATATACAACGACCTTTTTTAGGATTGGCAGTTCTCTTGCAAATCCAAGGTTAAAAACCAAGATAGCCAAAATCACAATCGCTATATATGCTAACAGCCCATACCATGGATTCTCAGCAGTTGCCTGCATCAGCCACGAATAGCCTTCAAGATCTGCCTCTTGTAATTGTTGGTTGTCCACCTATCTCCCCAACCTTTCATGCCTTTTTATTACTTAGCAGCAAGCTTCTTACGCTTCTCTGCACGCTCACGCTCTGTTTTCACTAAAATCTTCTTACGTAAGCGGATTGATTCTGGTGTTAATTCACAGTACTCGTCCTCGTTCAAGTACTCTAGAGCTTCTTCAAGAGTCAAAATACGAGGCTTTTTCATCGTTACTGTCGTATCTTTAGTAGCTGAACGTACATTTGTCTGTTGTTTCATCTTTGTGATGTTAACAACCAAGTCATTATCACGTGTATGCTCTCCGACAATCATACCTTCATAAATTTCAGTACCTGGCTCAACGAAAATTGTACCACGGTCTTCTACTTGCATAATACCATATTGACTTGCTTTACCTGTTTCCATTGAAACAAGAACCCCTTGGCGGCGCCCGCCTACTTGTCCTTGAGCCATTGGCTGATAACTGTCGAATGAGTGGTTAATGATACCATAACCGCGCGTTTGCGATAGGAATTCAGTTGTGTATCCAATCAATCCACGTGCAGGTACCATAAACTCAAGTCGAACTTGACCTGTTCCAGTATTTGTCATATTAACCATCTCGCCTTTACGCTCACCCAATGATTCCATGACAGATCCAGTATATTCTTCCGGAACATCAATCTGCACACGCTCAACCGGTTCACATTTCACACCATCAACTTCACGAATAATTACTTCAGGCTTTGAAACTTGAAGCTCATATCCTTCACGACGCATATTTTCAATTAAAATTGATAAATGAAGTTCTCCACGGCCTGATACAATCCACACATCTGGTGAATCTGTATCTTCAACTCTTAAACTAACATCCGTTTCAAGTTCAGCACGAAGACGTTCTTGGATTTTTCTGCTTGTCACAAATTTTCCTTCACGTCCAGCAAAAGGACTGTTATTAACTAGGAATGTCATTTGTAGAGTCGGCTCATCGATACGAAGGATTGGAAGTGCCTCTTGGTGTTCTACAGGACAAACCGTTTCACCAACATTAATTTCTTCCATCCCTGAAACAGCAATTAAATCCCCAGCTTTTGCTTCTTCAATTTCTGTACGTTTTAAGCCTAGGAAACCAAATAATTTCGTTACACGGAATTGTTTTACTGAGCCATCAAGCTTCATTAAAGATACTTGCTGACCTACTTTAATTGTTCCGCGGAATACTCGTCCAATACCGACACGACCTAAGTAATCATTATAATCAAGCATAGTTACCTGGAACTGAAGCGGCTCATCGCTGTTATCGATTGGAGCTGGAATTTCATTAACAATCGTTTCAAATAATGAAGCCATATTTTCATCTTGTTTTTCTGCATTCATGCTGGCAGTACCATTAATAGCTGATGCATAAACAACAGGGAAATCAAGTTGGTCTTCATCTGCACCAAGGTCAATGAATAAGTCAACAACCTCATCAACCACTTCAGCCGGACGAGCAAAGTCACGGTCAATTTTATTAACAACAACAATTGGTGTTAATTTCTGTTCAAGTGCTTTCTTAAGTACGAAACGAGTTTGAGGCATACAGCCTTCATATGCGTCAACGACAAGAAGCACACCATCAACCATTTTCATAATACGTTCAACCTCGCCGCCGAAATCCGCGTGACCAGGTGTGTCCATAATATTGATACGTTTATCTTCAAAGTTAATTGCAGTATTTTTAGCAAGGATTGTAATACCACGTTCTTTTTCTATAGCATTTGAATCCATTGCTCTTTCTTCTACTTGTTCATTTTCACGAAATGTCCCAGACTGCTTTAAAAGCTCATCAACCAATGTTGTTTTACCATGGTCAACGTGGGCAATAATTGCGATATTACGTATATCATCACGATGTGTCATTAAATTCTCTCCTTATTTGTTGATTAACTGTCTAAGTATAGCACATATTGAAGGCAAGTCCATAATTATGTGTAAAAGCCAGCTTAATTCTGTGCTTTATGCTTATCTTTAACTTATTTGTCACATTGTCAGGCTTTTTCTTTAAAGCATTTCACGATACACTTATAGATAGTGATTGAATCTTAGGGGGATTTATATGAAGAAGGAGAATGTACTTTTTTTATTATTAGCTGTTATTACAGTTATTTGCATTATGAGTATTGGAGTAGCTGTAGCTGAACGGAGTATTGTTATTGCTCTCTTAGCTCTTATCGGTATAGTCATTGCATTATTTTTAGGGATTTCACTGCGAAAGAAAGTAAACGAAGCTAGTGAATAAAAAAAGCTTGAGTAAGAAAAATCTTACTCAAGCTTTTTTAATATTCTTCTCCTATATATACGGAAATAATTTCTTTATGTAAGATCGGTTTTGATGCAAATAAGGTTCCAGGCTCAGTTAAAGATAATGGATCTCCTTGAAAATTAGAAGCCACACATCCCACTTCATTCAGGATCACAATACCAGCAGCATAGTCCCAAGGCGATAACTGGACACTCAAATACCCGTCTAATCGATCAGATGCTACATAAGCCATCTCAAGAGCAGCAGACCCATAAGATCGTATGCTTCTTACATCTCTAACCAAGGCTTTCAACGGATTGCGATATTGATTTTTTTCCTCGACGAGCCATCTAGCATTTAATCCAATCACTGATTCGTGCAGAGGTCTTTCTTTTACAGGAGGGAGTTCAACATTGTTAAGATAAGCTCCGTCTCCTCTCACTGCATGGAATAACTCATCTCTCATCACATCGTAAATAATCCCTATCATGCCTACTTTGTTATGATAGACCGCGACAGATATAGCAAAATTCTGCTTTTGATGAATAAAGTTCATTGTTCCGTCTATAGGATCAATAATCCATACGGTTCCCTCTAATGAAGGTTCCTCACTTGCAATCCCTTCCTCACCGAGAAAGTAGTGCTCTGGATATGTCGTTTGAATTTTCTCATAGAAGAACTCCTCAATTGAGCGGTCTACTTCAGTTACAAGGTCATCTGGGTTCGACTTTGTTTCAATATCTATTGGGCCAGCTAATGTCTTTTTGATTTTTTGACCTGCTTCATATACCCAACTTGTAGCAACTTTTTCAAGTTCTGACCAATTCATTGACATAATGCTGCCCCCTTTTCTATCTTACAGCTATTATGACATAACTTTCCTAGAATGAAAATCATCCAGCCTTTAATACCTTATAGTTGTCACAATCGCCAATAAATCATAAAGAAGCGAGGGAGAACCCTCGCTTCAAATTCTTTTATTTGGTTAAGTACTGTTTAATGAGTATGTCCTTTTAATTGTACAAGTTCTTCTCTTAGTAGCTCAAGAATGCGTTTGGCTTCATTCATTTGATCAATATCTTCTTGAATCATCGCATCATGAAGTGTCATTAGTTCGTAATCAATTTCAAGCTTCAAAGCTGGAATTCGCTTACCTACATCGATTCGCTTAACCTCTTGGATCACTTGTTTCATTGCCCAACACCCCTTTAACGTAGAGTTTAGCAGATAGGATAAGTTCATGAGAGATTTTACTAAATTTTCAGTAAATTTAGTTATTTATAGTATAGCATATGTTAAGACAAGATAAAATGCAACCAATGTTTTAATTTTCTGTGAAATTTTTGGCATCAAGTTAAAGTGTGTGGAGCATAGTTTATGATTAAAAGTAAGCTGTTATGATAATATAAGGAAATAAAGACTTCAGGAGGTTAAACGATGGCTGAAATCGAATTTACACAAGAGGATTTTGATGTATTTGACATC carries:
- a CDS encoding DUF5325 family protein, producing the protein MKKENVLFLLLAVITVICIMSIGVAVAERSIVIALLALIGIVIALFLGISLRKKVNEASE
- a CDS encoding PhoH family protein → MNKIYVLDTNVLLQDPHSIFSFAENEVVIPAVVLEEVDSKKRYMDEVGRNARHFSKLIDKLRTKGKLHEGVPLEGGGKLRVELNHRSFQRLKDSFAEMSNDNRIIAVALNLMLEEQERVEGKHVILVSKDALVRVKADALGLPAEDFLSDRVVEFDSVYPGYVEIYVDADVMKRFYSQGELAISELTKHPFYPHQFIIMKDALGSSSSALGKVEPDGKKVKPFVSDPDQVWGIKPRNVQQRMAFELLLRDDISLITMIGKAGTGKTLLSLAAGLMQTEDMGKFKKLVVARPVVPLGKDLGYLPGEKEEKLRPWMQPIYDNLEFLFNTKKPGEIDQILAGMGSIQVEALTYIRGRSIPDQFIIIDEAQNLTKHEVKTILTRVGERSKIVLMGDPQQIDHPYLDEYNNGLTYVVEKFKDQTVSGHVKLVKGERSGLAQLAADLL
- the typA gene encoding translational GTPase TypA, with the translated sequence MTHRDDIRNIAIIAHVDHGKTTLVDELLKQSGTFRENEQVEERAMDSNAIEKERGITILAKNTAINFEDKRINIMDTPGHADFGGEVERIMKMVDGVLLVVDAYEGCMPQTRFVLKKALEQKLTPIVVVNKIDRDFARPAEVVDEVVDLFIDLGADEDQLDFPVVYASAINGTASMNAEKQDENMASLFETIVNEIPAPIDNSDEPLQFQVTMLDYNDYLGRVGIGRVFRGTIKVGQQVSLMKLDGSVKQFRVTKLFGFLGLKRTEIEEAKAGDLIAVSGMEEINVGETVCPVEHQEALPILRIDEPTLQMTFLVNNSPFAGREGKFVTSRKIQERLRAELETDVSLRVEDTDSPDVWIVSGRGELHLSILIENMRREGYELQVSKPEVIIREVDGVKCEPVERVQIDVPEEYTGSVMESLGERKGEMVNMTNTGTGQVRLEFMVPARGLIGYTTEFLSQTRGYGIINHSFDSYQPMAQGQVGGRRQGVLVSMETGKASQYGIMQVEDRGTIFVEPGTEIYEGMIVGEHTRDNDLVVNITKMKQQTNVRSATKDTTVTMKKPRILTLEEALEYLNEDEYCELTPESIRLRKKILVKTERERAEKRKKLAAK
- a CDS encoding pyridoxamine 5'-phosphate oxidase family protein; amino-acid sequence: MANQVEHELTNELLPHLQKERYVTLATVDFEKKSPNVNAISWVYAPTNKKLRFAIDNRSRIITNIKDEPGVVLTIIANGSTYSVSGKAMIKSEKMDSVPLKLSLIEVDVEEVRDVMFYGAKIVQNPEYDKTYDAEAAAKLDRQVMEALKTYNNE
- a CDS encoding YlaH-like family protein, with product MDNQQLQEADLEGYSWLMQATAENPWYGLLAYIAIVILAILVFNLGFARELPILKKVVVYIMLIIGCFVLWLMEFAFGAPIIVVLIISALILAIYRYRLYRHREEKKEG
- a CDS encoding YlaI family protein, whose amino-acid sequence is MRVKCVLCDKIDKIDDQLPLAKRLRNRPIHTYMCNECDERIRERTLERQASGNFTLTYKTEKESEWL
- a CDS encoding inositol monophosphatase family protein — translated: MSMNWSELEKVATSWVYEAGQKIKKTLAGPIDIETKSNPDDLVTEVDRSIEEFFYEKIQTTYPEHYFLGEEGIASEEPSLEGTVWIIDPIDGTMNFIHQKQNFAISVAVYHNKVGMIGIIYDVMRDELFHAVRGDGAYLNNVELPPVKERPLHESVIGLNARWLVEEKNQYRNPLKALVRDVRSIRSYGSAALEMAYVASDRLDGYLSVQLSPWDYAAGIVILNEVGCVASNFQGDPLSLTEPGTLFASKPILHKEIISVYIGEEY